One Oryza sativa Japonica Group chromosome 8, ASM3414082v1 DNA window includes the following coding sequences:
- the LOC4344566 gene encoding zinc finger CCCH domain-containing protein 54 isoform X4 — MEVPELVKLAFARVQRVEPEHVGKIFGVMLLREPDEDELVQLAYGPEATLLAKIEDTKAALTVIYARCSAAAAHGPPGGGGVGVGGGGGYHQQPQQLFSRPPVPACGGVRHHYSPAAAAAAAFGYQVQSPQYWPDSPPAPPTKAAQQEFAPPGLVVDASAEGPYPLRGGQHVLDDNNFGGGYYYPAGEDAFPNGGGGGGGSPARARRSNGLSTRRPCHYFSKGICKNGQNCHYSHHQVYQDALAGAAINGDVYNHQPGGVTPGSLETLEMEITELLNSRRGQPVSIASLPTLYGEKYGKGLQADGYLTESQRHGKAGYSLTRLLSRLNKIRVIERPHGQHSVVLAEDAAKYMDFRGGGGGGGGDTGSVPASSHQIYLTFPAESTFAEDDVANYFGQYGPVRDVRIPCQERRMFGFVSFQSPETVSTILMRRNPHFICGSRVLVKPYREKSKCVDRTCVDNIKSMVPYCPPRFFEFDQELYTEYDASRLMRKQLAEKREMLLEMERRRATVRRLESMPPQFAYFDCSIEDASPLHSLQDDSKQLDLMNPSLASPDPLEIVSNSQAPPTQAGNIYDDHESNQIELLPESPFAASAPAGNSISTII, encoded by the exons ATGGAGGTGCCGGAGTTAGTGAAGCTGGCGTTCGCGAGGGTGCAGAGGGTGGAGCCGGAGCATGTCGGCAAGATATTCGGCGTAATGCTGCTGAGGGAGCCCGACGAGGACGAGTTGGTGCAGCTCGCATATGGTCCCGAGGCCACGCTCCTCGCCAAGATCGAGGATACTAAAGCCGCGCTCACCGTCATCTATGcccgctgctccgccgccgccgcgcacggacctcccggtggcggcggcgtcggcgtcggcggcggcggaggctatcaccagcagccgcagcagctcTTCTCCCGCCCCCCGGTACCTGCTTGCGGCGGCGTTCGCCATCACtactctcccgccgccgccgccgcggctgccttTGGATACCAGGTCCAGTCGCCGCAGTACTGGCcggactcgccgccggcgccaccgacTAAGGCGGCGCAGCAGGAGTTCGCGCCTCCCGGGCTCGTCGTCGACGCCTCCGCGGAGGGCCCGTACCCGCTGCGCGGCGGCCAACACGTCCTCGACGACAACAACTTTGGCGGCGGGTACTACTACCCGGCCGGCGAGGACGCCTTCCCCAAtggcgggggtggcggcggggggtcgccggcgagggcgcggcgTTCGAACGGGCTGTCCACTCGACGTCCCTGCCACTACTTCTCCAAAGGCATCTGCAAGAACGGCCAGAACTGCCACTACTCGCACCACCAGGTGTACCAGgacgcgctcgccggcgccgccatcaaCGGCGACGTGTACAACCACCAGCCAGGCGGCGTGACGCCGGGCTCGCTCGAGACGCTGGAGATGGAGATCACCGAGCTGCTCAACTCGCGGCGCGGGCAGCCGGTGTCCATCGCCTCGCTGCCGACGCTCTACGGCGAGAAGTACGGCAAGGGACTCCAAGCCGACGGCTACCTCACCGAGAGCCAGCGCCATGGCAAGGCCGGATACAGCCTCACCAGGCTGCTCTCTCGCCTCAACAAGATACGGGTCATCGAAAG GCCGCACGGGCAGCATTCGGTGGTTCTCGCGGAGGACGCTGCCAAGTACATGGATTtcagaggtggcggcggcggtggtggcggcgacacGGGCTCAGTTCCGGCGAGCTCGCACCAGATATACCTCACCTTCCCAGCCGAGAGTACCTtcgccgaggacgacgtcgccAACTACTTCGG GCAGTACGGGCCGGTGCGCGACGTGAGGATCCCCTGCCAAGAGCGGCGCATGTTCGGGTTCGTCAGCTTCCAGAGCCCGGAGACGGTGAGCACCATCCTGATGCGGCGCAACCCGCATTTCATCTGCGGATCGCGGGTTCTCGTCAAGCCCTACAGGGAGAAATCCAAATGCGTCGACAG GACGTGCGTGGACAACATCAAATCGATGGTTCCCTACTGTCCTCCACGCTTCTTTGAGTTTGATCAAGAGCTCTACACAG AGTATGATGCTTCGAGGTTGATGAGGAAGCAGTTGGCAGAGAAGCGCGAGATGCTCTTGGAGATGGAGAGGCGGCGCGCCACAGTTCGGAGGCTTGAATCCATGCCGCCACAGTTTGCATACTTCGATTGCAGCATTGAGGACGCCAGTCCCCTCCATTCTCTCCAGGATG ATTCGAAACAACTCGACCTTATGAATCCATCCCTTGCATCCCCTGATCCACTGGAGATCGTTTCAAACAGCCAAGCTCCTCCTACACAGGCAGGCAACATTTATGATGACCATGAGAG TAACCAGATTGAACTGCTGCCTGAGAGTCCATTCGCCGCATCAGCGCCTGCTGGAAACAGCATATCCACAATTATATAg